TGGAGTAAATACAGCAGGCATTCCATAGCCGGCAGCCATACAGCGTGTAGCTAAAGTTCCTTGCGGAATTAATTCAACTTCCAATTCGCCACTTAGTAACTGTCGTTCAAATTCTGCATTCTCGCCCACGTAAGAGGAAATCATTTTTTTTACTTGATGTCCTTTCAACATCAATCCAATTCCAAAATCATCAACACCTGCATTGTTGGAAATACAAGTTAAATTCTTAACCCCTTTCTTTACCAATGCTGCAATGCAGTTCTCCGGTATGCCGCACAAACCAAAACCTCCAAGCATGAGCACCATCCCATCCTGTATATCTTTTATTGCTTCTTCTGCATTTGTTACTGTTTTATTCATTCCTTCAATTATTTATGTACTAAATTTTGTGATTTATATTTCTAACTAAAAGCACTATTTATCAAATTCAAAAGGATCGTAATCATCACTGGTATCCATCTCTCTATCGTATTTACTGCAGTCCATTTCTATATCAAGTTTTTTCTGTGGTTTATCAAAATCACCTTGAGATACTTTTAATTTTTTATCGGCATATACTTTCTGAAAAAATTTAGCCCAAATAGGCAATGCCATACTTGCGCCCTGCCCTTGGTCGGTTGAATTAAAATGTACACTTCTATCTTCAGCTCCAACCCAACAACCTGCAACGATATCGGGAGTAAGCCCCATAAACCAACCATCGGAGTTGTTTTGGGTAGTACCAGTTTTACCGGCAATAGGAGAATTT
The sequence above is drawn from the Bacteroidota bacterium genome and encodes:
- a CDS encoding CoA transferase subunit A, with protein sequence MNKTVTNAEEAIKDIQDGMVLMLGGFGLCGIPENCIAALVKKGVKNLTCISNNAGVDDFGIGLMLKGHQVKKMISSYVGENAEFERQLLSGELEVELIPQGTLATRCMAAGYGMPAVFTPAGVGTEVAEGKEVRSFNGKDYLLEHAFDADFAIVKAWKGDAHGNLIFKETARNFNPLMAMAGKITIAEVEQLVPVGELDPDHIHTPGIYVHRIFQGVDYEKRIEQRTIRKKS